A single window of Pontiella agarivorans DNA harbors:
- a CDS encoding cell division protein FtsQ/DivIB, whose protein sequence is MSLKNTSIFLLLILLAGIFTLSVKAEKPMHPAIEKLDLDGDMVLFLNTETFEQRVLDHIENIGQMVMKSMTGSTPEEVRVVGDGVEIIKKAIEWSGLFSLEAYAMSMAPAEDELSRVVSVGQHAEADAGKPIWRLLGSEPAEMKGIEFVPAHAAYTANSSTSLNETWNIVNEAVRAFGGPEAAQTFNQQIMMAQMLIGTNISAITESINNDLLLSLQLSDVKTVTLSQRTGANLTFPEPSLLIGLGLSDPMPGNLILQKLTLAGLAPVKSMHGENELYTVNLPMPSPVPLSPTLVMTDDYLLIGSTLDVVKEALDCAENESGLISTPLYKQLLKNAPEKTTAIEFVSPRFMKTYFDVLGTAMGGTNDPEFESMLNMMAGTWANMYAGGYTLKTPTGFYSESYVNYGGAKPLELAASSYIGVLAAIAIPSFQKAQHNAQEKTCENNRRIIESAKEQWAIINGKPEGTPVTEADISEYILGGFSALVCPAGGTYSINPVGTACTCSVHNPPQYIKQPVEEECVPVARIVGRNSNIPLLIDCDGFMFPYSSDQASLPLIQGLDIDLSSGQIESSDVETALEIIELCDKSSYMREYIHIESLDLQYSDFIDMRLAGDIRVRMPRTDPESKLQNLATVIKISAAQDQQVKEVDLTLDSNKVPVTYR, encoded by the coding sequence ATGAGCCTAAAAAACACGTCCATCTTTCTACTTTTAATATTGCTGGCCGGAATTTTCACGCTTTCGGTAAAAGCAGAAAAACCAATGCATCCGGCGATCGAAAAGCTCGACCTCGACGGTGACATGGTCCTTTTTCTGAATACCGAAACCTTTGAGCAGCGTGTTCTGGATCATATCGAGAACATAGGCCAAATGGTGATGAAATCGATGACCGGCTCCACTCCGGAAGAGGTGCGGGTTGTGGGAGACGGCGTTGAAATCATCAAAAAAGCGATTGAATGGAGCGGTCTTTTTTCGCTCGAAGCCTATGCCATGAGCATGGCCCCGGCTGAGGATGAACTCAGTCGCGTCGTATCTGTTGGCCAGCATGCTGAAGCGGATGCCGGAAAGCCGATCTGGCGCCTGCTCGGTTCCGAACCGGCGGAAATGAAAGGCATTGAATTTGTGCCCGCCCATGCGGCCTACACCGCCAATTCCAGCACCAGCCTGAACGAAACCTGGAACATCGTGAACGAAGCCGTCCGCGCATTCGGCGGACCCGAAGCCGCCCAGACCTTCAATCAGCAGATCATGATGGCCCAGATGCTGATCGGCACCAACATCAGCGCCATCACCGAATCGATCAACAACGACCTCCTGCTTTCGCTCCAGCTTTCAGACGTCAAAACCGTCACCCTGTCGCAGCGCACCGGAGCCAACCTCACCTTCCCCGAACCCAGCCTGCTCATCGGCCTGGGCCTCAGCGATCCAATGCCTGGAAACCTGATCCTGCAGAAGCTCACGCTGGCGGGCCTTGCACCCGTCAAATCCATGCACGGCGAAAACGAACTCTACACCGTCAACCTCCCCATGCCCTCCCCCGTGCCCCTTTCCCCCACCCTCGTGATGACCGACGACTATCTCCTGATCGGCTCCACGCTCGACGTCGTGAAAGAAGCCCTCGATTGCGCGGAAAATGAATCCGGCCTGATCTCAACCCCGCTCTATAAACAGCTGCTGAAAAATGCGCCGGAAAAAACCACAGCCATCGAATTTGTCTCCCCGCGTTTCATGAAAACCTATTTCGATGTGCTCGGCACCGCCATGGGCGGCACAAACGATCCGGAATTCGAGTCCATGCTCAACATGATGGCCGGCACCTGGGCCAATATGTACGCCGGCGGCTACACGCTGAAAACCCCGACCGGATTTTATTCCGAATCCTACGTCAACTATGGCGGCGCCAAACCCCTGGAACTCGCGGCCTCCTCCTACATCGGCGTGCTCGCAGCGATCGCGATTCCCAGCTTTCAGAAAGCGCAGCACAACGCACAGGAAAAAACGTGTGAGAACAATCGCCGCATCATCGAATCCGCCAAAGAACAATGGGCCATCATCAACGGAAAACCGGAAGGAACCCCGGTCACCGAAGCCGACATTTCTGAATATATCCTCGGCGGATTCTCCGCCCTGGTCTGCCCCGCCGGCGGCACCTATTCCATCAATCCGGTCGGCACCGCCTGCACCTGCTCTGTGCATAATCCCCCACAATACATTAAACAACCCGTTGAAGAGGAGTGCGTTCCGGTCGCCCGAATTGTCGGCCGGAACTCCAATATCCCACTCCTGATAGACTGCGACGGCTTTATGTTTCCTTATAGCAGCGATCAGGCTTCGCTACCGCTGATTCAGGGATTGGATATAGACCTGTCGTCGGGGCAGATTGAATCTTCGGATGTTGAAACCGCCCTAGAAATTATTGAACTGTGCGACAAGTCGAGCTATATGCGCGAATACATCCATATCGAAAGTCTCGATCTGCAGTATTCTGACTTTATTGATATGCGACTGGCGGGCGATATCCGCGTGCGTATGCCGCGCACGGATCCCGAATCCAAACTCCAGAATCTGGCCACGGTCATCAAAATTTCCGCCGCACAGGACCAACAGGTGAAGGAAGTCGATTTAACCCTCGATTCCAATAAAGTGCCCGTCACCTACCGCTGA
- a CDS encoding RluA family pseudouridine synthase, which produces MLEIIYQDEALLAVNKPTGLLSVPGRGPDKQDCCLSRVTEMFPDALMVHRLDMDTSGLILFARSPEVQRSLSLQFEKRKISKTYTALVEGVMELDEGMVDFPMRKDMEQRLPPKHIVDCVRGKKAVTEWEVLERTDSTTRVALFPMTGRSHQLRVHMSAIGFPIVGDVIYGTAGARLMLHARTLNLAHPVTGEPVHLACPVPF; this is translated from the coding sequence ATGTTGGAAATCATTTATCAGGATGAAGCATTGCTGGCGGTGAATAAGCCGACGGGGCTGCTTTCGGTTCCGGGGCGGGGGCCGGATAAGCAGGACTGCTGTTTGAGTCGGGTGACGGAGATGTTTCCGGATGCGCTGATGGTGCATCGGCTGGATATGGATACGTCCGGGCTGATTCTGTTTGCCCGGTCGCCGGAGGTGCAGCGGAGTCTTTCGCTGCAGTTTGAAAAACGGAAAATTTCCAAAACCTATACGGCGCTTGTGGAAGGCGTGATGGAGCTGGATGAGGGCATGGTGGATTTTCCGATGCGCAAGGATATGGAACAGCGTCTGCCGCCGAAACACATCGTGGATTGTGTGCGCGGAAAAAAGGCGGTAACCGAGTGGGAGGTGTTGGAACGCACCGATTCAACGACCCGCGTCGCTCTTTTTCCAATGACCGGAAGATCGCACCAGCTGCGGGTGCATATGAGCGCGATTGGTTTTCCAATCGTTGGAGATGTTATATACGGCACGGCCGGGGCGCGTCTGATGCTGCATGCCCGGACGCTGAACCTGGCCCATCCGGTTACCGGAGAGCCGGTTCATTTGGCATGTCCGGTTCCGTTTTAG
- a CDS encoding DUF2059 domain-containing protein, which yields MKKLLVLLALTTCITTGFADAESHKAAAEELISMVAPKEMFMESFNSVFATQVDQFRQMGIGQEQIDQIIAASKEFGSAVANDPELTARMITIYQGAFSETELKELIAFYKTPIGKKTLEELPRLMQEGAMVGQQVAMKHQAAFQAKIQAIMTEGMTTP from the coding sequence ATGAAAAAACTGCTCGTGCTGCTCGCACTGACCACCTGTATTACCACCGGATTCGCCGATGCCGAAAGCCACAAGGCGGCCGCTGAAGAACTCATTTCCATGGTGGCCCCTAAAGAAATGTTCATGGAAAGCTTCAATTCGGTTTTCGCAACACAGGTTGACCAGTTCAGACAGATGGGCATCGGACAGGAACAGATTGATCAGATTATTGCCGCCTCCAAAGAGTTCGGTTCAGCAGTCGCCAACGACCCCGAACTGACCGCCCGGATGATCACGATCTATCAGGGCGCATTCAGCGAAACCGAACTGAAAGAACTGATTGCATTTTACAAAACTCCGATCGGTAAGAAAACCCTCGAAGAGCTGCCCCGGCTCATGCAGGAAGGCGCCATGGTCGGCCAACAGGTGGCGATGAAACATCAGGCCGCATTCCAGGCAAAAATCCAGGCCATCATGACCGAAGGTATGACCACTCCCTAA
- a CDS encoding Hsp33 family molecular chaperone HslO, producing the protein MNDLLYKGHFKGLDIAFTYVVSTRAVNETVIRHDCDPAGAHVLGRATAAGLLAAALLPEQRRLNICWKYEGGLKTVVVDAGNDGTVRSLISPNHLQEFENAHEALYGNEGQLQVISTENGAIINSGTTPIALHDVVNDLAYHYSVSDQVETGMSVMIGFQADPENPVALCQGWMIQALPNTDLERFDRIRTRMDEHGFRELLGHESAAEGYFEQIANVLVGNEPEYEGVHMEVCPAPEYRCTCSREKMAAVLRSIPIPDRMTIVKKNEPLGISCQFCNKRYELSIPECIAAWNEKVPD; encoded by the coding sequence ATGAACGATTTACTTTATAAAGGTCATTTCAAGGGGCTGGACATTGCATTCACCTATGTGGTTTCCACCCGGGCAGTGAATGAAACGGTGATTCGGCACGACTGCGATCCGGCGGGGGCCCATGTGCTGGGCCGTGCGACGGCGGCCGGACTGCTGGCGGCGGCGCTGCTGCCGGAACAACGGCGGCTGAATATCTGCTGGAAATATGAAGGCGGATTGAAAACGGTGGTGGTTGATGCCGGAAACGACGGGACGGTGCGGTCGCTGATTTCGCCGAATCATCTGCAGGAATTTGAAAATGCGCACGAAGCGCTTTACGGGAATGAAGGGCAGCTTCAGGTGATTTCCACAGAAAACGGTGCGATTATCAATTCCGGAACAACGCCTATTGCGTTGCACGATGTGGTGAACGATCTTGCGTATCATTATTCGGTTTCCGATCAGGTGGAAACCGGGATGAGCGTCATGATCGGGTTTCAGGCCGATCCGGAAAATCCGGTGGCCCTGTGTCAGGGCTGGATGATTCAGGCGTTGCCGAATACTGATCTGGAGCGGTTTGACCGCATCCGCACCCGCATGGATGAGCATGGTTTCCGGGAGCTGCTGGGTCACGAAAGTGCGGCGGAGGGATATTTTGAGCAGATTGCCAACGTGCTGGTCGGAAATGAGCCGGAATATGAAGGGGTCCATATGGAAGTCTGTCCGGCTCCGGAATACCGATGTACCTGCAGCCGGGAAAAAATGGCCGCCGTTTTGCGCTCCATCCCGATTCCCGACCGCATGACCATCGTAAAGAAAAATGAACCGCTGGGGATCAGCTGCCAGTTTTGTAATAAACGCTATGAACTTTCCATTCCCGAATGCATCGCGGCCTGGAACGAGAAAGTTCCGGATTAA
- the sfsA gene encoding DNA/RNA nuclease SfsA, which produces MHMPKSIQGTLIKRYKRFLADVKLDDGSVITAHCPNTGRMTTCAEPGWRVVLSDSENPKRKYRYTWELVHNGTCWICVNTGRANAMAFEAVSKGWISELSGYAEVLREQKFGRSRFDLLLKTGDDLCYVEVKNVTLLADDGCYAFPDAVTERGRKHLHELIEVVKTGHRAAMLFVIPRSDGTGFRAAHEIDPAYADALYTAAEKGVEIYAWQAEVSPESIRLVKPVLNSL; this is translated from the coding sequence ATGCATATGCCGAAGTCCATTCAGGGCACTTTAATTAAACGATACAAACGTTTTCTGGCGGATGTGAAACTGGATGACGGTTCGGTGATTACCGCCCATTGTCCAAACACCGGAAGAATGACGACCTGTGCGGAACCGGGCTGGCGTGTGGTTCTTTCCGATTCGGAAAATCCGAAACGGAAATACCGCTATACCTGGGAGCTGGTGCATAACGGGACCTGCTGGATCTGCGTGAATACCGGCCGCGCCAACGCAATGGCATTTGAGGCGGTGTCAAAAGGCTGGATTTCTGAATTATCCGGTTATGCCGAAGTGCTCCGCGAGCAGAAATTCGGCAGAAGCCGTTTTGACCTGTTGCTGAAAACCGGTGATGATCTCTGTTACGTTGAAGTTAAAAACGTGACGTTGCTGGCCGATGACGGCTGCTATGCATTCCCCGATGCGGTCACCGAGCGCGGCCGCAAGCATCTCCATGAATTGATCGAAGTGGTGAAGACGGGACACCGGGCGGCAATGCTGTTTGTGATTCCAAGATCCGACGGCACCGGCTTTCGTGCGGCGCATGAAATTGATCCCGCCTATGCCGACGCACTGTATACCGCTGCTGAAAAAGGCGTGGAAATTTACGCCTGGCAGGCCGAAGTTTCGCCGGAATCGATCCGGCTGGTAAAGCCGGTGCTTAATAGCCTTTAA
- a CDS encoding PKD domain-containing protein, which produces MRSCKKSILVIGTVLAVFSTGYLFRLREPEAPPRNALPRSAAVSLKAPGLWIEQVSAAEPAEAVELAKLRGRHMKELIRSDPEKALLLALSWAEWKALAPELQAHVEQPFSAQANVEVLVACGERSRTFIETDLPGLGKMETYVYGRRSEVNTKNGLPVQGIRVGMVGVLEETVFQLLERDDEVAVLDLFPVVVPKQTSDAVAALAGGHIFYFENRSALEAANRKLAELEALPGPDAGSQQLFDTLEAYLLEAGGIDFQALETAVRSASAEWTGTPREVYVIMADFPDISGPPVDPVEFSNRLNTAVSEQIQEMSFGKTHIVAEVNPGTYRLSQTSANYTNNTSALHAEAEALAEAEVGSLDSYDTICVVFPYVSDMGFAGLASVGGQNLWMNGTMDNDVMIHELGHNYGSRHASFWQVTGSDPVDPSGEKIEYGDFMDIMGGGDSPAGHFNPWHKKHIGWLESTNWTAATTSGTYRIHRFDHPDTAAAIRGLQISKTGNDDYWLGLRQEYTAYDSFGRGAYLLWKKSGDNRSYLVDTTPDSADGKYDGGLALGRTYSDAGAGVHITPVARGGPSPEEWMDIQVNFGGFPGNSAPTASISGPTAGSVQESMIFSVSASDSDGDELAYYWNTGDGLVKPNSPTIATAWLSGSTVTVSCVVSDMKGGTVEVSQEIVLSSPLDNWTQRTSGTAKNLNDIAVGAGRLVAVGGNNGTTAYSDDGTNWTVHTSGSHWLGNVYLFGVIYDGSQFVAVGMDHDGSGWEQVVYTSADGTYWTKRYESNSASVDNIRLHDVAYENGIYVAAGDNGIIVRSTDGYSWSPVVSGTTTSLAGISYGDGVFVAVGPKYSGASAIALTSSDGLSWTNNSAGIDLDSWKLLSDIEYFNGQFVAGGFFSRILNSMDQGQTFTTTMADDRYTIYGLAYGGDIFFATGINEDAGGVDINLISADGINWSELSTAQKDNQNAAVYFNGTFITVGDNGSVWQSDPVGGSAKGYAGWQLENGEGLGFNRDPMDDADFDGELNLVEYALGSAPGDAESRPSVRSDVNTGYFQVNYLRTGKRDDIAYTVEHASNLISNDWNAAATVVLEDSETNLTARSVYAVSAQTNEYLRLKVELSD; this is translated from the coding sequence ATGAGATCATGTAAAAAGAGCATTCTGGTCATCGGTACTGTGCTGGCTGTTTTTTCAACAGGATATCTGTTCCGGTTACGCGAGCCGGAGGCGCCGCCGCGGAATGCTCTGCCGCGTTCCGCTGCGGTTTCCCTGAAAGCCCCCGGTTTATGGATCGAACAGGTTTCGGCAGCAGAGCCGGCCGAAGCGGTGGAGCTTGCTAAATTACGCGGACGGCACATGAAGGAACTGATTCGGAGTGATCCGGAAAAAGCTCTGTTGCTGGCTTTGTCGTGGGCTGAATGGAAGGCCCTTGCTCCTGAACTCCAGGCCCATGTGGAGCAGCCTTTCAGTGCGCAGGCGAATGTCGAGGTGCTGGTGGCCTGCGGTGAACGGAGCCGTACGTTCATCGAAACGGATCTTCCAGGTCTTGGAAAGATGGAGACGTATGTGTATGGCCGTCGCAGTGAAGTGAATACCAAGAACGGCCTTCCGGTTCAGGGGATTCGAGTGGGGATGGTGGGTGTATTGGAGGAAACGGTTTTCCAGCTTTTGGAACGCGACGATGAGGTTGCGGTGCTCGATCTGTTTCCGGTGGTTGTGCCCAAGCAGACGTCCGATGCTGTCGCGGCTCTGGCCGGCGGCCATATTTTCTATTTCGAAAACCGTTCCGCACTGGAAGCGGCCAACCGGAAACTGGCCGAGCTGGAAGCGCTTCCCGGTCCGGATGCCGGTTCGCAACAGTTGTTTGATACGCTGGAGGCTTATCTGCTTGAAGCGGGTGGAATTGATTTCCAGGCATTGGAAACCGCTGTGCGTTCCGCTTCGGCCGAATGGACCGGAACACCGCGCGAGGTTTATGTGATTATGGCCGATTTTCCTGATATTTCCGGTCCGCCGGTGGATCCGGTTGAATTTTCGAACCGGCTGAATACTGCAGTGTCGGAACAGATTCAGGAAATGTCCTTTGGAAAAACGCATATTGTTGCCGAAGTGAATCCCGGGACCTACCGCCTTTCGCAAACGAGTGCCAATTACACCAATAACACGAGCGCTCTGCATGCTGAAGCGGAAGCACTTGCTGAAGCCGAAGTGGGTTCTCTGGACAGCTATGACACCATCTGCGTCGTATTTCCCTACGTTTCAGATATGGGATTTGCCGGGCTCGCCAGCGTCGGCGGACAGAATCTGTGGATGAACGGAACCATGGATAACGATGTGATGATTCATGAACTGGGGCACAACTACGGTTCGCGCCATGCTTCATTCTGGCAGGTGACCGGCAGCGACCCCGTCGATCCGAGCGGCGAAAAAATAGAGTACGGCGATTTTATGGATATTATGGGCGGAGGCGATTCGCCCGCCGGTCATTTCAATCCCTGGCACAAAAAACATATCGGCTGGCTTGAAAGCACCAACTGGACGGCGGCAACGACCTCCGGAACGTATCGTATTCATCGTTTTGATCATCCGGATACCGCCGCTGCCATCCGGGGACTTCAAATCTCAAAAACCGGAAATGATGATTACTGGCTCGGTCTGCGGCAGGAATATACGGCATACGATTCCTTCGGTCGCGGGGCATATCTGCTTTGGAAAAAATCGGGCGATAACCGGTCCTATCTGGTCGACACCACGCCGGACTCCGCCGATGGAAAATATGATGGGGGGCTTGCGCTGGGCCGGACCTATTCCGATGCGGGCGCCGGTGTGCACATTACGCCGGTTGCGCGCGGCGGACCGTCGCCGGAGGAATGGATGGATATTCAGGTGAACTTCGGTGGTTTCCCCGGAAATTCCGCACCGACGGCATCGATCAGCGGACCGACCGCCGGTTCCGTTCAGGAGAGTATGATTTTCAGTGTTTCCGCTTCCGATTCGGACGGTGATGAGTTGGCCTATTATTGGAACACGGGCGATGGTCTGGTGAAACCGAACAGCCCGACAATTGCCACTGCCTGGCTTTCCGGCAGTACCGTGACTGTCAGTTGCGTGGTCTCGGACATGAAGGGCGGTACTGTTGAAGTTTCTCAGGAGATCGTTCTCTCCAGCCCGCTGGATAACTGGACGCAGCGGACGTCGGGGACTGCCAAAAACCTGAATGATATTGCCGTGGGGGCGGGGCGACTCGTAGCGGTTGGGGGAAACAATGGAACTACTGCATATTCAGATGATGGTACAAACTGGACCGTCCATACCAGCGGCAGTCATTGGTTGGGAAATGTGTATTTATTCGGAGTGATATATGACGGATCTCAGTTTGTTGCGGTCGGTATGGATCATGACGGAAGTGGATGGGAGCAGGTGGTCTACACTTCTGCTGATGGTACGTATTGGACAAAAAGGTACGAATCAAATTCTGCTAGCGTAGACAACATTCGGTTGCATGATGTTGCCTATGAAAATGGAATTTATGTAGCGGCAGGTGATAACGGCATCATTGTGCGGTCAACGGATGGTTATAGCTGGAGTCCTGTTGTCTCGGGCACAACGACCTCTCTGGCCGGGATCAGCTATGGAGACGGTGTGTTTGTTGCTGTTGGTCCAAAATATTCCGGTGCTTCAGCCATTGCTTTGACTTCTTCGGATGGACTTTCATGGACGAATAATTCAGCCGGAATAGACCTTGATAGCTGGAAGCTTCTGAGTGATATAGAATATTTTAACGGACAGTTTGTGGCCGGAGGTTTTTTCTCTCGGATTCTTAACTCTATGGATCAGGGGCAGACATTTACTACAACGATGGCGGATGATCGCTATACCATTTATGGTTTGGCCTATGGTGGAGACATCTTTTTTGCCACCGGTATCAATGAAGATGCTGGAGGTGTCGATATCAACCTGATTTCGGCGGATGGAATAAACTGGTCTGAGCTTTCCACGGCTCAGAAGGATAATCAGAATGCGGCTGTTTATTTCAACGGAACGTTTATCACGGTTGGTGATAACGGATCGGTCTGGCAGTCTGACCCCGTAGGCGGTTCTGCAAAGGGATATGCGGGCTGGCAGCTGGAAAACGGGGAGGGCCTCGGTTTTAACCGCGATCCGATGGATGATGCGGATTTCGATGGGGAGCTGAATCTGGTGGAATATGCGCTGGGATCGGCGCCGGGCGATGCGGAGTCCCGGCCGTCGGTCCGTTCCGACGTAAATACCGGATATTTTCAGGTAAACTATCTGCGGACCGGTAAACGGGATGATATTGCGTACACGGTCGAGCATGCTTCCAATCTGATTTCCAATGATTGGAACGCGGCGGCGACTGTGGTGCTGGAGGATTCGGAGACCAATCTGACTGCGCGGTCTGTTTATGCGGTCAGTGCACAAACGAATGAATATCTGCGTCTGAAGGTGGAGCTGTCCGATTAA
- a CDS encoding CoA-binding protein encodes MKKSVGNLSVVVLGASPKPERYANRAVHLLLEKGYSVLPVHPSAEHIAGLSVYAKLPDIGTAVHTVTVYLSAARSSALADDLMALGPRRVIFNPGAENPKLQLALLANGIDVLEACTLVLLNTGQF; translated from the coding sequence ATGAAAAAAAGTGTCGGAAATCTTTCGGTGGTGGTGCTGGGTGCAAGTCCGAAACCGGAGCGGTATGCAAACCGTGCAGTTCATCTTCTGCTGGAAAAAGGATATTCGGTGCTGCCGGTGCATCCGTCGGCGGAGCATATTGCAGGGCTGAGTGTTTACGCAAAACTTCCAGACATTGGAACGGCTGTTCATACCGTCACGGTCTATCTTTCCGCGGCACGTTCATCGGCGTTGGCGGATGATTTGATGGCACTGGGTCCCCGCCGGGTGATCTTTAATCCGGGGGCGGAAAATCCGAAACTGCAGTTGGCACTGCTGGCGAACGGGATTGATGTGCTGGAGGCCTGTACGCTGGTATTGCTGAATACGGGGCAGTTTTAA
- a CDS encoding cupin domain-containing protein has product MKDSSHWKKELGLEPHPEGGWYRRVFESDIRLENGRPAMTSIYYLLEAPDFSALHRLKSDEQWHFYYGRPITLHELDAGGIVETTLGAGSFQHTVKAGTLFGATVERDYALVGCTVTPGFEFSEFEMPVRDELLKKFPNQYEFIVRLSR; this is encoded by the coding sequence ATGAAGGATTCCAGTCATTGGAAAAAAGAGCTCGGCCTGGAACCTCATCCGGAAGGAGGATGGTATCGGCGCGTTTTTGAATCGGACATCCGGCTGGAAAACGGCCGACCGGCGATGACTTCGATCTATTATCTGCTGGAGGCTCCGGATTTTTCCGCGCTGCATCGCCTGAAATCGGATGAGCAGTGGCATTTTTATTACGGGCGGCCGATTACTCTTCATGAGCTGGATGCCGGCGGTATTGTGGAGACGACGCTGGGCGCGGGATCTTTTCAGCATACGGTGAAGGCTGGAACGCTTTTCGGAGCAACGGTTGAACGCGATTATGCACTGGTGGGATGCACAGTGACGCCGGGCTTTGAATTTTCAGAATTCGAAATGCCTGTACGCGATGAACTTCTGAAAAAGTTTCCAAATCAATATGAATTTATCGTACGCCTATCTCGTTGA
- a CDS encoding ferritin family protein translates to MPFNQTKDVFEQARKFHHKLSEFYENLKDSAERERTRALLDYLSRHEQYLESCLEEFMQDVSRNVADSFLQYGPDASTLKAISSFQIKSSMEVEDVVAAAMHFDACLIKFYREMAEKTQNSKVREVFENLLIMEEHEQMELSKTTMELGLLDEKLVLEETI, encoded by the coding sequence ATGCCATTCAATCAGACTAAAGACGTATTCGAGCAGGCACGAAAATTCCATCATAAGCTGAGTGAGTTTTATGAAAACCTCAAAGATTCAGCTGAGCGGGAGCGAACCCGTGCGCTGCTGGATTATTTGAGCAGACACGAGCAGTATCTGGAAAGCTGTCTTGAAGAGTTCATGCAGGATGTTTCCAGAAATGTTGCAGACTCTTTTCTGCAATATGGACCCGATGCTTCGACGCTTAAGGCGATCAGCAGTTTTCAGATCAAATCCTCCATGGAGGTGGAGGATGTGGTGGCTGCCGCTATGCATTTCGATGCATGTCTGATCAAGTTTTACCGCGAAATGGCGGAAAAAACGCAGAACAGTAAAGTGCGGGAGGTTTTTGAGAATCTCCTGATTATGGAAGAGCACGAGCAGATGGAACTCAGCAAAACCACGATGGAGCTTGGTCTGCTGGATGAAAAACTGGTGCTTGAAGAGACGATATGA
- a CDS encoding gamma carbonic anhydrase family protein translates to MFSIFPGMIYQFKEIKPSLPDEYYIAENATVIGDVVLKNQSSVWFGAVLRGDIEPIILGERSNIQDNSVAHTGKGAPTIIGDDVTVGHAVTLHGCTVGDNCLIGMGSILLDRCEIGDNCIIGAGSIIAQGKTIPSGSLAVGSPARVIRKLTEDDFINIRSYAERYVENMRRYRGGIIKPC, encoded by the coding sequence ATGTTCAGTATCTTTCCGGGCATGATCTATCAGTTTAAAGAGATAAAGCCGTCCCTTCCGGATGAATATTATATTGCGGAAAACGCCACGGTAATTGGCGATGTGGTGCTGAAAAACCAGTCAAGCGTGTGGTTTGGTGCGGTGCTTCGGGGGGATATTGAACCGATCATTCTCGGTGAGCGTTCCAATATTCAGGATAATTCGGTGGCTCACACCGGAAAAGGGGCCCCGACCATTATCGGCGACGATGTAACGGTTGGGCATGCGGTGACGCTCCATGGCTGCACCGTGGGCGATAACTGTTTGATCGGTATGGGCTCCATTCTGCTTGATCGATGTGAAATCGGTGATAACTGCATCATTGGCGCGGGATCGATTATTGCACAGGGTAAAACAATTCCGTCCGGCTCATTGGCGGTTGGTTCGCCGGCGCGGGTGATTCGGAAACTGACGGAGGACGATTTCATCAATATCCGGAGTTATGCCGAGCGGTATGTTGAAAACATGCGGCGCTACCGAGGCGGGATTATTAAACCCTGCTGA